A part of Eubacterium sp. AB3007 genomic DNA contains:
- a CDS encoding ATP-binding protein has protein sequence MNELQSIQDGEIKAKEFSIENYLQVTEEVIRKQYLSRLKELQVADPAELFDLPPLEEDLVDNIRLFKISEMVYQKGEPITEKFTTVFNTLSTYKASLFILIDSDGEKVDFYIGVRNGELIDRYKRSTVTLGDTLKNTLVGNFPGIKLENVDRSRIEVLSNAINQKKNVASVSVVADRKIEQTQGNDQFVQGLEKLALAMQGRAFTGIIIAENQTQQTVARIRKNYQTQYTLLSPYQKVQTSKSLTDGKSRTNSFVEMDGKQKAAMIAGAFAAIAGTVVGAVAEGATGAMIGGSIAGHLSGFLNSLAPNEQLNHSMSISESSTVENKEVTDVLQMLDDAIQRTKEFDSYGMWNVAGYFVSDDMSAAEIAASNYRSLMNGENSGREVSAINSWRKDDTEVEEEDYNNLALSLSRFIHPQFYYGVDVDDALTDASTWISGKELGIHMGLPRSSVSGFPVIRHAEFGKEVTSYNLRSQKKELGPEERITLGKVFDLGKETGKAVELENKSLNMHTFITGSTGSGKSNTVYQMLNELYQDRISFLVIEPAKGEYKDVFGNLPDVNVFSTNPKVAQLIHLNPFRFPDSIHVLEHVDGLVEIFSVCWPMYDAMPAFFKDAILRSYEAVGWDLGTSTFDGTEHEYPDFELLAEKLDELISASDYASDIKSNYRGALITRVRSLTVGLNKYMFTSDQTPYTVLFDQNCILDISRVKSTETKALLMGLMVYILNEYRVDQRKGSNRGLEHVTVLEEAHNLLKNTSGRESELIGKSVEMLTQTIAEIRTYGEGFVIVDQSPSSVDIAAIKNTNTKIVLRTPEANDREAIGRSMGLTEDQVNEIAKLPSGVAVVYQNNWVSPVLTIIDKANVQEHVYVNEHPEIIKTLKQARSEVICALMQPWIDRERLRRVDLLSSLKVLDLQAVQRNRIAGFIDDYVFLGGKLFWELKDIPKLQDCLKAVLCVTDSQFDSLLLEQNPDSLRTLVISRTEGFNMEEIDEICNVLTKAVEE, from the coding sequence ATGAATGAACTACAAAGCATACAGGATGGCGAGATAAAAGCAAAAGAGTTTTCGATCGAAAACTATCTTCAAGTCACAGAGGAGGTAATAAGGAAACAGTATCTTTCCAGATTAAAAGAATTACAAGTAGCTGATCCTGCAGAGTTGTTTGATTTGCCTCCGCTTGAAGAAGATCTGGTTGATAATATCAGATTATTTAAGATCTCAGAGATGGTCTATCAGAAAGGGGAACCAATCACAGAAAAATTCACAACGGTGTTCAATACTCTGTCAACATATAAAGCATCTTTGTTTATCCTTATCGATTCCGATGGAGAGAAAGTGGATTTCTATATTGGAGTCAGGAACGGGGAACTAATTGACCGGTATAAACGATCCACTGTAACTCTGGGAGATACTTTGAAGAACACTTTAGTGGGAAATTTTCCGGGAATAAAACTTGAGAACGTTGATCGGAGTAGAATAGAGGTGCTATCGAACGCTATCAATCAGAAGAAAAATGTTGCTTCTGTTAGCGTGGTTGCAGACCGAAAAATAGAGCAGACTCAAGGCAATGATCAATTCGTACAAGGTCTTGAGAAATTGGCACTTGCCATGCAAGGCAGAGCATTTACCGGGATTATAATTGCCGAAAATCAAACCCAGCAGACAGTTGCCAGAATCAGAAAAAATTATCAGACACAATATACCTTGCTATCGCCTTATCAGAAGGTTCAGACTTCGAAAAGCCTGACAGATGGTAAAAGTAGAACCAATTCATTTGTAGAGATGGACGGGAAACAGAAAGCAGCAATGATCGCCGGAGCATTTGCAGCAATTGCAGGGACAGTTGTTGGAGCTGTTGCTGAAGGGGCTACAGGTGCAATGATCGGTGGCTCGATAGCAGGTCATTTAAGCGGATTTCTTAATTCACTCGCACCCAATGAGCAGCTTAATCATTCGATGTCTATCAGTGAGTCATCTACAGTAGAGAATAAAGAGGTTACTGATGTTCTCCAGATGTTGGACGATGCTATACAACGGACAAAAGAGTTTGACAGTTACGGGATGTGGAATGTTGCTGGATATTTTGTATCGGATGATATGTCGGCGGCGGAGATTGCAGCGAGTAATTATCGTTCACTCATGAATGGAGAAAACTCTGGTCGAGAGGTGTCTGCAATCAATTCATGGCGTAAGGACGATACTGAAGTGGAAGAGGAAGACTATAATAATCTTGCACTGTCATTATCCAGATTTATCCATCCGCAATTCTATTATGGGGTAGATGTCGATGACGCTCTAACAGATGCATCGACATGGATCAGCGGGAAAGAACTTGGCATACATATGGGTCTTCCACGTTCGTCAGTTTCCGGATTTCCGGTGATTCGACATGCAGAATTCGGGAAAGAAGTCACTTCGTACAATCTTCGGTCTCAGAAGAAAGAACTTGGGCCAGAAGAGAGGATAACATTAGGAAAAGTATTTGACCTTGGAAAGGAAACCGGAAAGGCAGTCGAACTGGAGAATAAGAGCCTAAATATGCATACATTTATCACAGGGTCTACAGGCTCCGGAAAGAGTAATACTGTGTATCAGATGCTGAACGAACTATATCAGGATCGGATTTCCTTCCTGGTTATTGAGCCGGCTAAGGGGGAATACAAAGATGTCTTTGGGAATCTACCTGATGTAAATGTGTTCTCCACTAACCCTAAAGTTGCGCAGCTTATCCATCTGAACCCGTTTAGATTCCCGGATTCAATTCATGTTCTCGAACATGTGGATGGCCTGGTAGAGATTTTTAGCGTTTGTTGGCCAATGTACGATGCGATGCCTGCTTTTTTCAAGGATGCAATATTAAGATCGTATGAGGCTGTAGGTTGGGATCTCGGAACTTCGACCTTTGATGGTACCGAGCATGAATACCCAGACTTTGAGTTACTTGCGGAGAAACTTGATGAATTAATAAGTGCATCTGATTATGCCTCAGATATCAAATCAAACTACAGAGGAGCGTTGATTACGAGAGTAAGATCCCTTACCGTGGGATTGAACAAGTATATGTTCACATCGGATCAAACTCCGTATACAGTTCTCTTTGATCAGAACTGTATCCTGGATATCAGCCGAGTGAAATCTACTGAGACAAAGGCTTTGCTCATGGGATTGATGGTCTATATCCTTAATGAGTACAGAGTAGATCAAAGAAAGGGAAGCAACCGGGGGTTAGAACATGTCACTGTATTGGAAGAGGCACATAACCTTCTTAAGAACACATCCGGCAGAGAATCGGAACTGATTGGAAAATCCGTCGAAATGCTGACCCAGACGATTGCGGAAATCCGAACATATGGTGAGGGCTTTGTCATTGTCGATCAGTCTCCTTCATCAGTGGATATCGCCGCAATAAAGAATACAAATACTAAAATCGTATTACGCACGCCAGAGGCAAATGATCGAGAAGCAATTGGTCGTTCGATGGGTCTGACAGAAGATCAGGTCAATGAAATCGCAAAACTCCCAAGCGGTGTTGCGGTTGTTTACCAAAACAACTGGGTGAGTCCTGTGCTCACGATCATCGACAAAGCAAATGTCCAGGAACATGTTTATGTGAATGAACATCCAGAGATCATCAAAACGCTGAAACAGGCAAGGAGTGAAGTCATATGTGCTTTGATGCAGCCATGGATAGATCGGGAACGTTTGAGAAGAGTGGATCTTTTGAGTTCGTTGAAAGTTCTCGATCTACAAGCAGTGCAGAGAAATAGAATTGCAGGGTTTATCGATGATTACGTTTTCCTTGGCGGGAAATTATTCTGGGAACTCAAAGACATTCCAAAACTACAAGATTGTTTAAAAGCAGTATTATGCGTGACAGATTCACAATTTGATAGCTTGCTGTTGGAACAGAATCCAGATAGTCTGAGAACGCTGGTTATTAGTCGGACAGAAGGGTTCAATATGGAAGAAATAGATGAAATCTGCAATGTGTTGACAAAGGCGGTGGAGGAATGA
- a CDS encoding DNA/RNA non-specific endonuclease — protein sequence MNTAIIERLDKVKIDAPGFDRNEKMAILNSAFHSSLSLAKGVFGVTEIDKGNELIEKLSRNELGHVKKDYFQDGILTKSREKIADKAWKVTRYDDNGIAYLTETSVKGNGNTIVAHSFDLKPNTEIKKGNFSVKTDAMGRPISNKIVDLQICEGREPLSQHLRDDSYRVGDQRGHLIADIFGGPASKENIVPQLGEVNQSQFKRVENHIRELKEAGHTVDYEVKSNYVGKDRRPTSAEFKITVDGKPYKLDGELKRFRKIYNDDWDIKGKAVVTAKEGLTRIHNTVSPLQERVLPMHQRGFEQGKEAAKLTFAISTVDNAVQFASGEITADEMVANITEETAVAGAVGYGTGFISEGVAMGMRATGNEMIQSLAGTGVPTAVVLFGVQSYEDILDYSTGKIDGAELAYDLGDNAAQVAGGMVGMQYGAAIGTMVAPGVGTVAGGLVGGMVGCAVASGAYKTAVEIGSSTASELGNKAEQLAGQTIEYAKEYMPDSVGTVKAAINNFSASNSLPFSF from the coding sequence ATGAATACAGCAATAATTGAAAGACTGGACAAGGTAAAAATTGATGCCCCAGGATTTGATCGGAATGAGAAAATGGCAATTTTAAACAGTGCGTTTCATTCTTCGCTTTCTCTTGCCAAAGGTGTATTCGGTGTGACAGAAATTGATAAGGGTAATGAACTTATCGAGAAACTGTCGCGCAATGAATTAGGTCATGTCAAAAAGGATTATTTTCAGGATGGAATCCTGACAAAATCCAGAGAAAAGATAGCAGATAAAGCTTGGAAAGTGACTCGCTATGATGATAATGGAATTGCGTATCTCACAGAAACGTCTGTGAAAGGAAACGGAAATACCATCGTGGCCCATTCCTTTGATTTGAAACCTAATACGGAGATAAAAAAAGGGAATTTCTCTGTGAAAACAGATGCAATGGGACGACCTATAAGTAACAAGATTGTAGATCTTCAAATCTGTGAAGGCAGGGAACCGCTAAGTCAGCATTTGAGAGATGATTCTTACAGAGTGGGTGATCAACGTGGACACCTAATCGCAGACATTTTTGGGGGACCTGCATCTAAAGAAAACATAGTGCCGCAACTTGGAGAGGTCAATCAGTCACAATTCAAAAGAGTAGAAAATCACATTAGAGAACTGAAGGAAGCAGGGCATACTGTTGATTACGAGGTAAAGTCAAATTACGTTGGTAAGGATCGCAGGCCCACGTCTGCTGAATTCAAAATAACAGTAGATGGGAAACCTTATAAATTGGATGGGGAGTTAAAGAGATTTAGGAAAATTTACAATGACGACTGGGACATAAAAGGTAAGGCTGTGGTTACAGCCAAAGAGGGTTTAACACGCATTCATAATACTGTGTCACCTCTACAGGAGAGAGTGTTACCTATGCATCAGCGTGGTTTCGAGCAGGGCAAAGAGGCGGCCAAATTAACGTTTGCTATTTCCACGGTTGATAATGCAGTTCAGTTTGCCTCTGGCGAAATCACTGCTGATGAGATGGTAGCAAACATTACTGAAGAAACCGCTGTTGCAGGTGCTGTTGGATATGGAACCGGTTTTATCAGTGAAGGCGTTGCAATGGGGATGAGAGCAACAGGCAACGAAATGATCCAATCGCTTGCGGGTACAGGGGTACCCACTGCGGTAGTATTATTTGGTGTTCAATCTTATGAAGATATTCTTGATTATTCTACTGGAAAAATTGATGGGGCTGAACTCGCATATGATTTGGGCGATAATGCAGCGCAGGTGGCTGGTGGAATGGTTGGGATGCAATATGGCGCTGCGATTGGAACAATGGTAGCTCCTGGAGTAGGAACCGTTGCTGGTGGCCTCGTTGGAGGCATGGTTGGCTGTGCAGTAGCATCAGGTGCATATAAAACTGCTGTCGAAATAGGATCAAGCACTGCAAGTGAATTAGGGAATAAAGCAGAACAATTGGCAGGACAGACAATTGAATATGCGAAGGAGTATATGCCTGATAGCGTGGGTACAGTAAAGGCAGCAATTAACAACTTCTCCGCATCTAATAGCTTGCCATTTAGTTTCTGA
- a CDS encoding Smr/MutS family protein yields the protein MQGGDRKYDSITEIDIHGMRPEEAVKALCRIIEEAPEHVYRIRVIHGSRRGNALQRAIYDEFDYFHTSDRVLRMEGGSSPGITEIVLREW from the coding sequence GTGCAGGGAGGAGATAGGAAGTACGACAGCATAACCGAGATCGACATCCACGGCATGCGGCCGGAGGAGGCCGTGAAGGCTTTGTGCCGGATCATCGAGGAGGCGCCGGAGCACGTCTATCGGATCCGCGTGATCCATGGGTCCCGCAGGGGGAATGCTTTGCAGCGGGCCATCTATGATGAGTTCGACTATTTCCATACCTCGGACAGGGTGCTCCGAATGGAAGGAGGGAGCAGCCCGGGGATCACGGAGATCGTGCTGAGGGAGTGGTAG
- a CDS encoding endonuclease NucS domain-containing protein, with product MSIEHTVWSLDEKAPLMSAELRNEEELETLLLDNIEILNNSWLVIGHQVTTNAGKRIDILCLDHDGDLVIVELKKDMTPRDVTAQVIDYAASVSAMTVEEIAQLYLKHSAGVKNLDVAYKEKYGKALDAENVNQHVKMVIVATQMDRSTERIISFLRDTYQVDINILFFQVFQCGEQRIISRAWFREDVEDVIPSKTSTKNPWNGEYYVSFGIDDEFRNWEDAVQYGFVSAGGGEWYSNTLGMLSPGDRVWVNIPHTGYVGVGIVMDEVQQAKDVSFVVEGEEKNMRELPLKGDYFYSEDTPEKAEYVVKVRWIRTVPEAGAIRELGFFGNQNSVCRPLTEKWEFTVERLKKYWGIGD from the coding sequence ATGAGCATTGAACACACAGTATGGTCTCTGGACGAGAAAGCACCGCTGATGAGTGCGGAATTAAGGAATGAGGAAGAACTGGAAACTCTTCTTCTAGATAATATAGAGATCCTGAACAATAGCTGGCTGGTGATCGGACATCAGGTCACGACTAATGCCGGTAAGCGTATTGATATTCTGTGCCTGGATCACGATGGAGATCTGGTTATCGTGGAATTGAAGAAGGATATGACTCCCAGAGATGTAACGGCACAGGTCATTGACTATGCTGCGAGTGTTTCAGCAATGACGGTTGAAGAGATTGCGCAACTGTATCTGAAGCACTCTGCAGGGGTAAAGAATCTGGATGTTGCTTATAAAGAAAAATATGGCAAGGCATTGGATGCAGAGAACGTCAATCAGCATGTGAAGATGGTGATTGTCGCTACCCAAATGGACAGAAGTACGGAAAGAATTATATCCTTCCTCAGAGACACTTATCAGGTAGACATCAATATATTGTTCTTTCAAGTTTTCCAGTGTGGTGAGCAAAGAATCATCAGTCGAGCATGGTTCCGCGAAGATGTTGAGGATGTGATTCCGTCGAAAACGAGCACCAAGAATCCATGGAATGGGGAGTATTATGTTTCCTTTGGGATAGACGATGAATTTCGGAACTGGGAGGATGCTGTTCAATATGGTTTTGTTTCTGCCGGTGGTGGTGAATGGTACTCGAATACACTGGGAATGCTTTCTCCGGGAGACCGTGTCTGGGTCAACATTCCCCATACAGGCTATGTGGGTGTAGGGATTGTGATGGATGAAGTGCAGCAGGCGAAAGACGTTAGTTTTGTGGTAGAGGGCGAAGAAAAGAATATGAGGGAGCTGCCTTTGAAGGGTGATTACTTCTACAGTGAAGACACCCCGGAGAAGGCGGAATATGTAGTTAAGGTGCGGTGGATCAGAACTGTGCCGGAAGCAGGTGCTATCAGAGAACTGGGATTCTTCGGAAATCAGAATTCTGTTTGCAGGCCTTTGACTGAGAAGTGGGAGTTTACGGTTGAGCGATTGAAGAAGTATTGGGGGATAGGGGACTGA